Proteins from one Gottschalkia purinilytica genomic window:
- a CDS encoding metallophosphoesterase family protein has translation MGRFRVAVVSDINANIYALNSFLSFIDSGDIKIDYIFNLGNFTQRGPHPCEVFDVVMNDDRFINILGPSEYSILGKNNDSKSINDSNLHQDWIVDKLGDKRINKLKNLSTSKVLEILGQKILLVHTDNLKGLDWESRLLVSIMDKYRTEQLENNEVFSFDYIFCGNTNTQDLDVFTHPLSFPSRTLTVVNPGDLGCLINNLSSFTIIDFEDNKADISFKRVTFDLDNLIKDMYDNNVPNKEDILYSSYKIKNVDRILRSKDFLRDHVKNQGNMSIELLDLHNHDTEFFEKIVSLVSEKSKYFEFSCWEDNISLIDEIKNYIDCDIRKKEYYNDRFQLYCKGKISKDIINLIKSNSLDNNGNLKWCSISLSDSLDKSSTKFHLSNHDLKYQLFNLDEKDVECIISLINDENLHYKIY, from the coding sequence GTGGGGAGATTTAGAGTAGCCGTAGTTTCAGACATAAATGCTAATATTTATGCCCTTAATAGTTTTTTAAGTTTTATAGATTCTGGCGATATAAAAATAGACTATATTTTTAATTTAGGTAACTTTACACAACGTGGACCTCATCCTTGTGAAGTTTTTGATGTTGTTATGAACGATGACAGATTCATAAATATACTAGGTCCAAGTGAATATTCTATTCTTGGTAAAAATAATGATTCAAAATCTATTAATGACTCAAACTTACATCAAGACTGGATAGTAGACAAGCTAGGTGATAAAAGAATAAACAAGTTAAAAAACCTATCTACTTCAAAAGTTTTAGAAATTTTAGGTCAAAAGATCTTATTAGTACATACTGATAATTTAAAGGGATTAGACTGGGAAAGTAGATTATTAGTTTCTATAATGGATAAATATCGTACAGAACAACTAGAAAATAATGAAGTTTTTAGTTTTGACTATATTTTCTGTGGAAACACAAATACACAGGATCTTGATGTTTTTACTCATCCTTTGTCCTTTCCTAGCAGAACCTTAACTGTGGTCAATCCAGGTGACTTAGGTTGCTTAATCAATAACTTATCAAGTTTTACTATTATAGACTTTGAAGATAATAAAGCAGATATTTCTTTTAAAAGAGTAACTTTTGATTTAGATAACTTAATAAAAGATATGTATGATAATAATGTTCCAAATAAGGAAGATATATTATATTCTTCTTATAAGATCAAGAATGTTGATAGAATATTAAGATCTAAAGATTTTTTAAGAGATCATGTTAAAAATCAAGGTAATATGTCTATAGAACTTTTAGATTTACATAATCATGACACAGAATTCTTTGAAAAAATAGTCTCTTTGGTTTCGGAAAAGAGTAAATATTTTGAATTTTCGTGCTGGGAAGATAATATATCTTTAATTGATGAAATAAAAAATTATATAGATTGTGATATAAGAAAAAAAGAATATTATAATGATAGATTTCAACTATATTGTAAAGGAAAGATTTCTAAAGATATTATTAATCTTATAAAATCAAATTCATTAGATAATAATGGTAATTTAAAATGGTGTAGTATTTCTTTATCTGATTCATTAGATAAAAGCTCTACAAAATTTCATCTAAGTAATCATGATTTAAAATACCAATTATTTAACTTAGATGAAAAAGATGTTGAATGCATAATATCTTTAATTAATGACGAAAACTTACATTATAAAATTTATTAA
- the cooS gene encoding anaerobic carbon-monoxide dehydrogenase catalytic subunit — MSDKDIKKSFERSAQTMRGDNKTFGSQLTKEDFNDPSLHEDIHGKVSVEYENIEKSPSMEDMHKWQRDHIKVDDQSKEGYPLNVIIDPAMREMYQVVHNAGMTNVFDRFSQQQPIQCKFCIEGLSCQLCANGPCRISPKVPRGVCGVDAHTMVARNFMYRHVTIGTSANIFHAHQAARTLRAAGENPESGLKIRDPEKLKKFADMAGLDANKPIDQLAVDFADWVIGDIHAPHHVESKLVEAFAPTKRKELWRKLGLFPGGGYSEVAYSQTSCMTNFKSDPVDFLLNSVRLGVANEYQGLFALNIIQEMLMGTQKIAMKKQNMGLLKEGMVNIITNGHMPLVAHVALDLASTDEWQQKAREAGADGIQILGHVCEGQQLMNYSGTHDQKAYAGQEGEWLSEEYVLATGVVDLFMFDYNCTVPTLPIYAKKFGTKLISTHPVIKLQGVETLDFVPEKMNEQAEKLLEKAIEAFKERKKSNKKTYIPPHTSECMVGFSTESVQEALGGSFKPLIEQIANGNIRGIATIVGCTTARYGQGGSNIFKITKGLIENNILVLSGGCTSSVMEYTGLTHPNAAEEAGDGLKAVCKQLGIPPVLNYGACVDIGKMAQTAKELADILDVDTNKLPLVIGAPEYLEQKAVSDACSAVAAGWLVHVAPVPSITGSDLVVKTLTETTETLGLGKVVVELDAEKTVQIYIDHIEKKRKELGL; from the coding sequence ATGTCAGATAAAGATATCAAGAAGTCTTTTGAAAGAAGTGCCCAAACTATGAGGGGAGACAATAAGACGTTTGGTTCTCAGCTAACTAAGGAGGATTTTAATGATCCTAGTTTACATGAGGATATACACGGAAAAGTAAGTGTAGAGTATGAAAATATAGAGAAGTCACCATCTATGGAAGATATGCATAAATGGCAAAGAGATCATATTAAGGTTGATGATCAATCTAAAGAAGGATACCCTCTAAATGTCATAATAGATCCAGCAATGAGAGAAATGTATCAAGTAGTTCATAATGCCGGAATGACAAATGTATTTGATAGATTTAGTCAACAGCAACCAATACAATGTAAATTTTGTATAGAGGGATTATCTTGTCAACTATGTGCAAATGGTCCTTGTCGTATAAGTCCTAAAGTTCCTAGAGGTGTTTGTGGAGTAGATGCTCATACTATGGTCGCTAGGAACTTTATGTATAGACATGTTACTATAGGAACATCAGCTAATATTTTTCATGCCCATCAAGCAGCTAGAACATTAAGAGCAGCAGGAGAGAATCCTGAAAGTGGACTTAAAATAAGAGATCCTGAAAAATTAAAGAAGTTTGCAGATATGGCTGGGTTAGATGCTAATAAGCCTATAGATCAATTAGCAGTTGATTTTGCAGACTGGGTTATAGGAGATATACATGCTCCACACCATGTAGAGTCTAAGCTAGTTGAGGCATTTGCTCCAACTAAGAGAAAAGAATTATGGAGAAAATTAGGACTATTTCCTGGAGGAGGATACAGTGAAGTTGCATACTCGCAAACTAGTTGTATGACAAACTTTAAATCCGATCCAGTTGATTTTCTATTAAATAGTGTTCGTTTAGGTGTTGCTAACGAGTATCAAGGATTGTTTGCACTAAATATAATACAAGAAATGTTAATGGGTACTCAAAAAATAGCTATGAAAAAGCAAAATATGGGGCTTCTTAAAGAAGGCATGGTTAACATAATTACAAATGGTCATATGCCTTTAGTTGCACATGTAGCACTAGATTTAGCATCAACAGATGAATGGCAACAGAAAGCAAGAGAAGCAGGAGCGGATGGAATACAAATACTAGGTCATGTTTGTGAAGGACAACAGCTTATGAATTATAGTGGTACCCATGACCAAAAAGCCTATGCAGGGCAAGAAGGAGAATGGTTATCAGAAGAATATGTATTAGCTACAGGTGTAGTAGACTTATTTATGTTTGACTACAACTGTACAGTACCAACACTTCCTATATATGCTAAAAAGTTTGGAACAAAACTTATAAGTACTCATCCTGTTATTAAGCTACAAGGAGTAGAAACATTAGATTTTGTTCCAGAAAAAATGAATGAACAAGCTGAAAAGCTATTAGAAAAGGCTATAGAAGCTTTTAAAGAACGTAAAAAATCAAATAAAAAGACTTATATACCACCACACACTTCAGAATGTATGGTTGGATTTAGCACGGAGTCAGTACAAGAAGCACTTGGAGGAAGCTTTAAGCCACTTATAGAACAAATAGCAAATGGAAATATTAGAGGAATAGCTACTATAGTAGGATGTACGACGGCTAGATATGGCCAAGGTGGAAGTAATATATTCAAGATAACTAAAGGATTAATAGAAAATAACATATTAGTACTTTCTGGAGGATGTACTTCATCTGTTATGGAATACACTGGTCTAACTCATCCAAATGCTGCTGAAGAAGCAGGGGATGGACTTAAAGCAGTTTGTAAACAATTAGGAATACCTCCAGTATTAAACTATGGTGCATGTGTTGATATAGGAAAAATGGCACAGACAGCTAAAGAATTGGCAGATATATTAGATGTTGATACAAATAAACTTCCTTTAGTTATAGGTGCACCAGAATATCTTGAACAAAAAGCAGTATCGGATGCTTGTAGTGCAGTAGCTGCAGGATGGCTGGTTCATGTAGCTCCAGTACCATCTATAACAGGAAGTGACTTAGTAGTAAAAACACTAACAGAAACTACAGAAACATTAGGACTTGGAAAAGTAGTGGTAGAGTTAGATGCAGAAAAAACAGTTCAAATATATATAGATCATATTGAAAAGAAACGTAAAGAATTAGGATTGTAA
- a CDS encoding DUF2935 domain-containing protein, whose product MVSFVDESFEINNFWLRIMRDHAIFINSGLPCKRKDFIGKSIFFRKAYEVLLDKVNKLDSPTTEDMQEINEQAIRLTKKYIVYKTQLLNYNLSCESPLTNLYSLFLEHLRREAYKFIKTLELLQSGKKQILGLKAINEEVFWIRIMADHSKFIVHLLDPSERLLEKQVRKFSKLFDDLRFQSIDLKGMISPSYDIIPVIDRFTDEVIESTEKLKDFKETATELIGECKIVSNIPELLADHVTREAEFFLKELKEIREAIK is encoded by the coding sequence ATGGTTAGTTTTGTAGATGAATCTTTTGAGATAAATAATTTTTGGCTTAGAATAATGAGGGATCATGCTATATTTATTAATTCCGGTCTTCCTTGCAAAAGAAAAGATTTTATAGGAAAAAGCATCTTTTTTAGAAAAGCGTATGAAGTATTACTTGATAAAGTTAATAAATTAGATTCTCCAACTACTGAAGACATGCAAGAAATAAATGAGCAAGCTATTAGATTAACTAAGAAATATATAGTATATAAAACTCAGTTACTTAACTATAATCTAAGTTGCGAATCACCTTTAACTAATTTATATTCTTTATTTTTAGAACATCTTAGAAGAGAAGCGTACAAATTTATAAAAACTCTAGAACTTTTACAATCAGGTAAAAAACAAATTCTTGGTCTTAAAGCTATAAATGAAGAAGTATTTTGGATTAGAATAATGGCTGATCATAGTAAGTTTATAGTTCATTTATTGGATCCTTCTGAAAGATTACTAGAAAAACAAGTAAGGAAATTTAGTAAATTATTTGATGATTTAAGATTTCAGTCTATAGATTTAAAAGGGATGATATCTCCATCATATGATATAATTCCTGTTATAGATAGATTTACAGATGAAGTCATCGAGTCTACAGAAAAGCTTAAAGACTTTAAAGAAACTGCAACTGAATTAATTGGAGAATGTAAAATTGTTTCTAATATACCAGAACTTTTAGCTGATCATGTTACTAGAGAAGCTGAATTTTTTCTAAAAGAATTAAAAGAAATAAGAGAAGCTATAAAGTAA
- a CDS encoding anaerobic ribonucleoside-triphosphate reductase activating protein has product MKIKGHQKSSFIDYPDKICTVIFTGGCNFRCPYCHNSSLVDNKGEELNHEHIFKFLNKRKNLIDGVCISGGEPTLHKDLYEFIVKIKDMGLLVKLDTNGTNPNMLEKLLENRLVNYIAMDIKAPINKYKDITKSVINIYDILRSIEIIRDSEIKYEFRTTICKELLNIDDIEKIGYLIKDSNKYTIQNFRDGDTILDKKSKYTPFKREELKKLETRIGHLFKEFKIRY; this is encoded by the coding sequence ATGAAGATAAAAGGACATCAGAAATCTTCTTTTATAGATTATCCTGATAAAATATGTACAGTAATATTTACAGGAGGATGTAACTTTAGATGTCCCTACTGTCATAATAGTAGTCTTGTTGATAACAAGGGTGAAGAACTAAATCATGAACATATATTTAAATTTTTAAATAAACGAAAAAATTTAATAGATGGAGTGTGTATATCAGGAGGAGAGCCTACACTTCATAAGGACTTATATGAGTTTATAGTAAAGATAAAGGATATGGGACTTTTAGTAAAACTAGATACAAATGGAACAAATCCTAATATGTTAGAAAAATTATTAGAAAATAGGCTAGTTAACTATATAGCTATGGACATAAAGGCTCCTATTAACAAATACAAGGATATAACAAAATCAGTTATAAATATTTATGACATTCTTAGAAGTATAGAGATAATAAGAGATTCTGAAATTAAATACGAATTTAGAACTACTATATGTAAAGAGCTTTTAAATATAGATGATATTGAAAAGATAGGATATCTTATAAAAGATAGTAATAAGTATACTATTCAGAACTTTAGAGATGGAGACACTATTCTAGATAAAAAAAGTAAATATACTCCATTTAAAAGAGAAGAACTTAAAAAATTAGAGACAAGAATAGGACATCTATTTAAAGAATTTAAAATAAGGTATTAA